From a single Capsicum annuum cultivar UCD-10X-F1 chromosome 12, UCD10Xv1.1, whole genome shotgun sequence genomic region:
- the LOC107850354 gene encoding endoribonuclease Dicer homolog 2, giving the protein MEPSNVAVFENQQLSADPLPFARSYQLEALETALKQNTIVYLETGSGKTLIAIMLLRSYAYLLRKPSPYIAVFLVPTVVLVTQQGDALMMHTDLKVGKYWGEMGVDYWNATTWQQQVDDHEVLVMTPAILLAALRHSFLQIDMIKVIIFDECHNARGKHPYACIMREFYHHQLTRESAQLPRIFGMTASPIKTKGSSTADSYWQTIRDLEDLMNSKVYTCSSESVLAEYVPFSNLKLKIYKRVDNPCTLFLSLARDLKRLKEKHECSISKSNLSDMSARSARRRLSRLYSAFLFCLIEMGAWLAFKAAEFFSRDETDFFCWRELDVCAQNIVRDFSLDSSKVFSAHLPSGPHWSIGGDIQANVDAGYVSSKVHCLLESLLEYRDLKDLRCIIFVERIITAIVLRSLLNELLPELCGWRTEYTAGHISRVQSQSRKVQNKIVEEFRKGLLNIIVSTSILEEGLDVQSCNLVIRFDPSATVCSFIQSRGRARMQNSDFLLMVRSGDDSTLNRMQNYMASGEIMRQESLSHASIPCSPLDDELYGEPCYRVESTGAVVTLSSSVSLLYFYCSRLPSDGYFKPNPRCVIGKETGTCTLQLPKSCPLQRIITVEGNSKILKQLACLVACKELHHVGALTDNLVPDILEEEAINEELESQFHTVEESKYFPPELVSHCGNDSEAVYYCYLIELQHDSYNDFQLHGIILAVRTRLKFDDEILAFELDVDRMGCMQVQLNYSKVVTLTSEEIRRCQRFQVSVFRILLDRDLSKLADALAAVKSPIGSAVSDYLLLPSLGATPEINWNCVNSLLFPSQVLGDRHMECCSTQGRQRRVNTKTGVVCRCMLENSLVCTPHNGHVYCVTGFLDNLNCNSLLDMRTGESITYIEYYKKRHGIDICFEGESLLRGEHIWKVHNYLQRWRIQKAKDSTDSSVELPPELCSLIMSPISISTLYTYACVPSIMHRIESLVMASNLKRMHLDHCTLDIFIPTAKVLEAMTTKKCLENFHLESLETLGDSFLKYAATIQLFKTYENHHEGLLTVKKNKIISNAALCRLGCARKIPGFIRNEPFDLKAWLIPGDNSQVHVFDEEFLSSSDKIYSKGKLKIKSKGVADVVEALIGAYLSSGGEVAALSFMKWLGVDIDFVDAPSPRHFPMNAEKLVNVRYLENLLHYKFNDPSLLVEALTHGSYMLPEIPRCYQRLEFLGDAVLDYVVTAHLYFKYPGLTPGLITDLRSASVNNECYAQSAVKAGLHKHILHASQDLQRQIFTTVEDFEKLDLVSTFGWEAETTFPKVLGDIIESIGGAIFVDSGFDKDTTFKCIRPLLEPLVTPQTVKPHPVRELGELCGQNGYIKKNVVSRENGVAYITIEVEANGVIHKSTCSGRDKTMAKKVASKNVLKSLKECPSNA; this is encoded by the exons ATGGAGCCAAGTAATGTCGCAGTCTTTGAAAATCAACAGCTCTCCGCTGACCCTCTTCCTTTTGCGAGAAG TTATCAGTTGGAAGCCCTGGAGACTGCATTAAAGCAGAATACCATTGTTTACTTGGAGACTGGTTCCGGAAAGACCTTGATTGCAATTATGCTTCTCAGAAGCTATGCTTACCTTCTGCGAAAGCCGTCTCCGTACATAGCTGTTTTCTTGGTGCCGACTGTTGTTCTGGTGACTCAG CAAGGAGATGCTCTCATGATGCATACCGATTTAAAAGTGGGCAAGTATTGGGGAGAAATGGGTGTTGattactggaatgctactacatGGCAACAACAAGTGGACGATCATGAG GTACTGGTTATGACTCCGGCTATACTACTTGCTGCTTTGAGGCACAGCTTTTTACAAATAGACATGATAAAAGTTATAATCTTTGATGAGTGCCACAATGCACGAGGCAAACATCCCTATGCCTGTATAATGAGG GAATTTTATCATCACCAGTTAACCCGTGAGAGTGCACAACTTCCAAGAATATTTGGGATGACTGCTTCCCCTATAAAGACTAAAG GTTCTAGCACGGCAGATAGTTATTGGCAAACGATTCGTGACCTCGAGGATCTTATGAATTCCAAG GTATACACGTGCAGCAGTGAATCTGTTCTGGCGGAGTATGTCCCATTCTCAAATCTGAAGCTGAAGATATATAAACGTGTGGATAATCCTTGCACATTGTTTCTTAGTTTAGCTCGTGATCTGAAAAGGTTGAAAGAAAAG CATGAATGTTCGATTTCAAAGTCAAATCTGTCTGACATGAGTGCTAGATCTGCAAGAAGAAGGTTATCAAGACTCTATTCGGCTTTCTTATTTTGTTTGATTGAGATGGGTGCTTGGCTGGCTTTTAAG GCAGCTGAGTTCTTTTCCCGTGATGAAACTGACTTCTTTTGTTGGAGAGAATTAGATGTATGTGCTCAGAATATTGTGAGAGATTTCAGTTTGGATTCATCTAAAGTTTTCTCGGCTCACTTACCTTCTG GGCCGCATTGGTCAATTGGTGGTGATATTCAGGCAAATGTGGATGCTGGATATGTGTCATCCAAAGTTCATTGTCTTCTAGAGTCTCTTTTGGAGTACAG GGACCTGAAGGATTTGAGATGCATCATATTTGTTGAGAGAATTATTACAGCCATTGTTCTTCGGTCTCTATTGAATGAGTTGCTTCCAGAACTCTGTGGTTGGAGAACCGAGTATACAGCAGGACATATTTCTAGGGTGCAGTCACAAAGTAGGAAAGTTCAAAATAAGATTGTTGAAGAATTTCGCAAGGGTCTG TTGAACATTATTGTATCGACATCTATTCTGGAAGAGGGCTTGGATGTTCAAAGTTGCAACCTTGTCATTCGATTTGATCCCTCAGCTACTGTTTGTAGCTTTATACAATCTCGTGGGCGAGCTCGAATGCAGAACTCCGACTTTCTTCTAATGGTTAGAAG TGGAGATGATTCAACCCTTAATCGCATGCAAAACTATATGGCTAGTGGGGAGATAATGCGGCAAGAATCATTAAGTCATGCTTCTATTCCATGTTCACCTCTAGATGATGAATTATATGGTGAGCCTTGCTACAGAGTTGAAAGCACGGGAGCAGTTGTCACCCTCAGTTCCAGCGTGTCATTGTTATACTTTTATTGCTCAAGGCTACCATCAGATGG GTACTTTAAACCCAATCCTAGGTGTGTGATTGGTAAGGAAACAGGAACCTGTACGCTACAACTTCCCAAAAGTTGCCCACTGCAAAGAATTATTACTGTAGAGGGAAATAGCAAAATATTGAAGCAACTTGCATGCCTGGTAGCTTGTAAAGAACTTCATCATGTGGGTGCCTTGACTGATAATCTTGTTCCTGATATCTTGGAGGAAGAAGCCATCAACGAAGAACTGG AAAGTCAATTCCATACAGTTGAAGAATCAAAGTACTTTCCACCTGAATTGGTTAGTCATTGCGGCAATGACTCAGAAGCAGTGTACTACTGCTACCTAATTGAGTTGCAACATGACTCTTACAACGATTTCCAGCTTCATGGGATTATACTTGCTGTTAGGACAAGGCTCAAGTTTGATGATGAAATATTGGCTTTTGAATTGGACGTTGATAGGATGGGATGCATGCAAGTTCAACTAAATTATAGTAAAGTTGTTACCCTTACTTCTGAAGAG ATTCGACGGTGTCAGAGGTTTCAAGTCAGCGTCTTCAGAATTCTTCTTGACCGTGATTTGAGTAAACTGGCGGATGCTTTGGCTGCAGTTAAATCGCCCATCGGTTCTGCAGTTTCTGATTATCTATTGCTCCCGTCTTTGGGTGCAACCCCTGAAATAAACTGGAATTGTGTGAATTCATTGCTGTTTCCTTCTCAAGTTCTTGGGGATAGGCATATGGAATGCTGCTCTACTCAAGGTCGTCAACGCAGGGTGAACACCAAAACTGGTGTGGTATGTAGGTGCATGTTGGAGAACTCATTGGTCTGTACACCTCACAATGGCCATGTATACTGCGTTACCGGCTTTTTGGATAATTTGAATTGCAACTCATTGTTGGATATGAGAACCGGAGAATCCATTACCTACATAGAATACTACAAAAAGCG GCATGGGATCGACATATGCTTTGAAGGAGAATCACTTCTTAGGGGGGAACATATTTGGAAAGTGCACAATTACCTTCAAAGATGGAGAATTCAGAAGGCTAAAG ATTCAACTGATTCATCTGTTGAGTTGCCTCCTGAACTATGTTCCCTCATCATGTCGCCTATCTCTATTTCTACCCTTTATACCTATGCATGTGTTCCTTCAATCATGCATCGGATTGAGTCCTTGGTTATGGCCTCGAACTTGAAAAGAATGCATTTAGATCACTGCACTCTAGATATTTTTATTCCAACCGCTAAG GTTTTGGAAGCAATGACGACAAAGAAATGCCTAGAGAATTTTCATTTGGAATCACTTGAGACACTTGGGGATTCATTTTTGAAATACGCTGCCACGATACAGCTGTTTAAGACTTACGAAAATCATCACGAGGGTCTTCTCACCgttaagaaaaacaaaatcattTCAAATGCTGCACTTTGCAGGCTTGGATGTGCTCGTAAAATACCC GGATTTATCCGAAATGAACCATTCGATCTTAAAGCGTGGCTCATTCCTGGTGATAATTCTCAAGTCCACGTCTTCGACGAAGAGTTCCTGTCATCTTCAGATAAAATTTATAGTAAGGGGAAACTGAAGATTAAAAGTAAGGGAGTAGCTGATGTTGTTGAGGCTCTAATAGGTGCCTACCTCAGCTCGGGTGGGGAAGTAGCAGCTTTATCATTTATGAAATGGCTTGGGGTGGACATCGATTTTGTCGATGCACCTTCGCCAAGGCACTTTCCCATGAATGCTGAGAAGCTAGTCAATGTTAGATACTTGGAAAACTTGCTACATTACAAGTTCAATGATCCTTCTCTGCTTGTTGAAGCCCTAACTCATGGATCTTACATGCTACCCGAGATTCCACGGTGCTATCAG CGGTTGGAATTTCTTGGAGATGCAGTGCTAGATTACGTCGTTACTGCCCATCTCTATTTCAAATATCCCGGACTGACTCCTGGACTAATTACTGATTTAAGATCTGCCTCCGTGAACAATGAATGTTATGCTCAGTCTGCAGTTAAGGCTGGCCTGCACAAGCACATCCTTCATGCCTCGCAAGATCTGCAGAGGCAAATATTTACTACTgtagaggattttgagaaattggATCTTGTGTCCACGTTCGGATGGGAGGCTGAAACGACTTTCCCAAAG GTGCTTGGAGATATTATTGAGTCCATTGGTGGTGCGATCTTTGTTGATTCTGGCTTCGACAAAGATACTACATTTAAGTGCATACGACCTCTTCTGGAACCGTTAGTTACACCCCAGACAGTAAAACCCCACCCAGTAAGAGAGTTAGGTGAACTATGTGGCCAAAATGGTTATATAAAGAAGAATGTTGTCTCTCGTGAGAACGGTGTTGCATATATTACGATAGAGGTTGAAGCAAATGGTGTTATTCACAAGAGTACGTGCTCGGGACGAGACAAAACAATGGCCAAGAAGGTGGCTAGCAAAAATGTGCTCAAGTCACTGAAAGAATGTCCATCTAATGCTTAG